The DNA segment AAGAATTGGTTTCTGACTTTGACGCTGTCGTGATTGAGGACTTGAACATGAAAGGAATGTCTCAAGCCTTTCACTTTGGAAAAAGCGTTCACGACAATAGTTGGGGCATGTTCACGCTCTTTTTAGCGTACAAGCTGAAAGAACAAGGAAAACAACTTGTGAAAATTGATAAGTGGTTCCCTTCCACAAAGAAATGTTCTTGTTGTGGTGCAGAAAAACCTATAAAACTATCTGAACGCACCTACCATTGTTCATGCGGTTATTCAGCAGATCGTGACTATAATTCCGCAATCAATATCAAAAATGAAGGCATTCGCCTATTGGCTTTAGCATAGAAACAAAACTCTTGGAACAAGAGGGTTAGCTCGGTCAATTTTCGTTAGCTAGTAAAAGTAACGATAAGTCGAGAAGCCCCCACTTCAATTAGACCGTAAGGTCAATAAGTGGTGGGAGTAGTTCACATTCAGATATACTGGGAATATATTGGTTGAGGTAGTGATAATCATAAAGCAGTTGAACAAATTCAGGAGGACAGCAGATGGAAATTCAAGATGTAATAGAGGAAATAAAATATATAGATAAGAAGAGAAATATGACAAAAAATCCAAACGATAATGGCAGCAATTTTTCCGAGAAGGATAAGTCATATGCCAAAGTTTAGTGTAGAACGTTTATTAATAAGGCTAGTGCGTCAGTTTCACTCCAAACAGTTTGAATATTCAAATATCATGTACTTATTTGGTTATTTATTCTGCGTTGTATCCGCCTCCACAATTGGTCGAACAGCAGCAGACACTTTGTTTCTCAGTACATATGACGCATCTATGCTCTCTTATATGTATCTTCCGCAAGCAGGAACACTACTGTTAGTAGGGATAATATACCAGCGTCTATGTGGGCGATTTCGTACAGACCAATTGGTCATAGGTGTTATTGTAATGGCGGCATTTTTAGCAATCTGCTCACGAATCATGATTGGTATGGGAACTAGTGGGATATTACCCGTTATTTATATTGGATATGATGTATTAAATTTTTTAATGATTGTGAGCTTCTGGCAATTTGCTACTATTACAATGGATCAACGAAAGGCAAAACGTACGATTGGCTTGGTGGGGAGTGGTGGAATTGTAGGAGGAATACTTAGTGGGTTCGGTCTAAAACTTATCGTGCAGCCGCTAGGTACGGAAAATTTAATTTATGTTTATGCGGGATTCCAATTGTTAAGCCTTCTATTCGTAATATTAGTTATAAAGGGTATCGAAAACCGCAACAAAGTTTTTAGTGAAAAGACTAATTCAAAGAAGCTTTCAAAGAGGATGGAACAGGGCATTGAAAAGCACCAGGGATTATTCCAGTCGGTTCCTCACTTAAGATATGTAGCAGTAGTAGTAGGAACAATTGTTATTTCACTAACTTTTATCGATTATCAGTTTAAGATTATTTTACGAGAAAGCTTACAAAATGAGGCGTTAGCAGGTTTTATGGGAAGCTTCTACGGTTTTGCTGGATTGTTGGCACTCCTTGTACAATTTTTTTTGTCAGGAAAATTAATTGCGAGATTTGGAGTGACGACGGCCATTCTTGTGTTCCCTTTTGTGTTATTAACGGGGAGCCTTATGTTGTTAATGATGCCTATTCTCGCTTTTGCCACATTGGTGAAAGGCAGTGACAAGGTGTTGGGAGACACGGTATATAGCTCTGTGACGCAGTTGATTATGTTTCCTATTCCCCCTGAATGGCGGGGACGAGCGAAAGGATTTCTTGATGGAATTGTTCGGAATGGTGCTAAGGCTGTAGCAGCTATCAGTTTGATTGTCTTATCAGGGAGAGTAGCTGTAGAACAATTTAGTTATATCATCGTCGGTTTGCTTCTCTTTTGTATTTTTGCGGCTATCAAAATCAAGAAAGCATATCTTTCGCTGTTGCTATCAACACTCCAATCAAAGCCTATTCAAGATGAGCATATAGATTTGATGGACCCCGCTAGTACTCAAGTAATGGTTGAAGCTCTACTTGGCAATGACAGGCAGCAAGCGCTGTACGCTTTTCAATTCTTGAATAGCATTCAAGGATTCGATATGGGGCCTTATTTAGAAGAACTGTTGCAACATCCCTCTGAAGAAATTCGAATCGCTGTATTGCAGTATATTCAATCGGAAATTCCCGAAAAGGCTGAGTTTATGCTTGAACCTTTTTTGGAATCACCGAACATTCGCATTCGCTCCAATGCTATATTGGCAATGGCAGCCTACGCAAAGGAAGTAAATTTCGAACGTATGATTTCTTTATTGAAGGAAGAAAATGTTGAAATTCGTTCAATCGCTATTGCGGGATTAATTAAATATTATGGTATTGATGGTATGTTCCATGCCGTTGGAGCATTAAAGGAAATGCTTAGCAGTAGTTGTGAGGAAGAAAGAATGGCGATGGCTAGTTTGTTCGGCCTAATGGGGATTCAAAGTTTTTATAAACCATTAATCCCAATGTTGACTGATTCTTCAGAGCGAGTGCGAATAGGTGCATTGAAATCGGCAGGTATGCTATGTATTCCTGAACTCATCCCTTATATTGTTCCACTTGTGAAGGCGAGCACGACTAGAAAGCAAGCAATCGAGGCAATGGCTTCTTATGAAGATAAGGTCATCCTTCCGTTGCTTAAGCCTTATTTATGCGCTGATCAAGAGCATTTTCATTTACCTCATGTATTTGAGGCTTTAGGGACACAAGCCGCATTCAATGCATTGCTAGAAAACTATGAGCAATTGACTGTTGATATGCGAGAGAAGGTTCTGGAATCCGCCGTTCGAATGAAGAGCGATTCTTGTATAATTGATTTTTCTTACGGTGAACGATTAATCATGCAGGAGCTTGAATTATATTGGATGTGGACGGAGCGCGGTGAACTTCTCCCTACTACTGAAAAATTCGCATTGATTTTAGAGGCAATAAAGGAAATGAGAATTCGTCAAGTGAGGAGAATATTTCAGTTGCTTTCTTTAATCCATGATACAAAAACAATAAATGCTGTTTATGTAAATTGGTCAACTGGCGATGCCCAGCAGCAATCGAATGCCGCTGAAGTTATTGATCAATTGTTAGGTGGAAAGCTGCGAACAGAGATTACAAAAATCATCGCACAGAATAGTTCATTTCAAGGAGGAACACAAAACCCAGCACTTTTAGAGGAAAATCTCGCCTGGCTGTATCAACAAGGAGATTCGTGGATGAGAAGATTGATAGAGCATGTAAGATTGCATGATTCAGTGCAAAGTTCAAAGGACGAATATATAGAACGTGTTCGTTTGTTGAAGAATGTTTCGTTATTTGCTGAATTATCAGGCAGGGATTTATTCAAAATTGCCCAGCATTTAAAGCTTGTACATATAAAGAAAAAAACGATTATTATTAAAGAAATGGATAGCGGCGACTCACTTTATCTGATAAAACAAGGAACAACTGGAATTTACAAAAATTCAACGAAAGTCGCTGAATTAAGCGAGAATGAATGTTTTGGTGAAATGGCTGTTCTTACAGATGGTCCGAGGTCGGCAACGATTATTGCCGAGGAGGATACCGAATTGTATCAACTAACGTCGCATGCATTCTATGATATGTTATTTGAAAGAACTGAGATTGCATTAGAATTGATGAGGCTATTATCTCGTCGTCTTCGTTCTGTGAATGCAAGAATAGCTATAGCTGACAAGGCTGTCATTACAGAACAAGAAGTTGCAATTGCGGCTGTCTTAGAAGATAACGTTATGAAAGAGCTTGAAACCCTATCTGAGCAAGGAAAAAATGAAAAAATGATCCGGCGGATTCTAATGCTCCAGAGAATTAGTTTATTTGCTCATTGTTCACAGAAGGACTTTCTACATTTGGCACATATGGTGAAGGAGAATGTATATGAAGCAGGTGAGCAAGTTTGTCGAATAGGAGAAGACGGCGATGCTATGTTTTGTATTATTGAGGGTCAGATTTTAGTCCATAAGGGGGGAGAAACACTGACGTCCCTTGGGATGGGGGAGAGCTTTGGAGAGATGGCTATTATTGATGGAGAACCAAGATCGGCCGACTGTACTGCAACTAGTCGAACGATAGTAATGGAACTTACGAGAGAACAAGTATTTACCTTTTGTTTTCAAAGAATCGAAGTTCTCAAAGGGATTATTCGAGTTCTCGCTGAACGGTTCCAAGGAACGCAAGATCGCATGTGAATGTTTATTAATTATGTATTGTTCAAAATTCTTATTATCGAGATAGACATGATAAACTAAACTATTATAATAGTAATATACAGTAATCTACATATTTTCCACGATTTTTAGTCAACGTCTACTAAACGATGGGACAAGATACGTGTCGGGCGCGTCCCAGAAAGAGAGGGAAGGATATGAGACTATTAAAAGGTTTAGGAATCGCAACAGTTTTGTTTGTTGGTGCACAGCATGTGGGTGCGGAAGAAATCCGCCTTCAAACGAATACAGTTTTAAATGAAAATGGCTTAAGTTATGTTCCTACGAAAATAGTAACAAACCAATTAAATGCGCCAGTTTCTTGGAATAATCAGGACAAAACTTTGGATATAACGAAAGATTATACGAAAATCTCTTTTAAATTAGGGGAGTCAAGTGCAAAGGTTAATGAAGAAATTGTAAACAGTGCTCCTATCGTTGTAAAAGACGGTGTTTCCTATCTTCCGCTTCGCTTTATTGCCGAAACTTTAAATATGAAGGTAGATTGGAATGCGGACGTAATTACTTTAACGAGTTACTATCAATATATCGTTAAACAAGGGGATTATCTTTATAAAATATCGCAAAAATATGGTTTATCAGTAGAAGAAATTCAAAAGATTAATAATTTGAAAGATGACAAAATTCAAGTTGGACAAGTTTTATATTTAAGACCTAGTTTGGCTACTTCAGCGTCATCTAACCAAGTGTATCCACAGAATGATGCCAATGTTATTTTTAAAGAAACGCTTGATGCCGTTTCAAGTGAAAACATAGTCTTGAATGATAGTAATAATGATTCGAACGCTAAAGTTAATCAAGATTTCATAACTAAAACAAATTTTGAATATACATCCTATATCGTCCAAAAAGGTGATTACCTCTCAAAAATAAGTTCTGAAAATAAAATCTCTTTAAAGGATTTACTGGCCATAAATAATTTAACAGAATCAACAATTATACGAATTGGGGATGAACTGCTTTTGCCAAAAAGAATAGTACCTCTTTCATCTAAAGTAAGCAATCAAAATGGAGAGTATTTAGATTGGTGGACAGAAGCGCAATATTTATTCCCGATTGGTGAGATTGCAACTGTAACAGACTTTGAAACCGGTATTTCCTTCCTAATCCGCCGTAGCTATGGCACAAATCATGCGGATTGTGAGCCGTTGACAGCAGAAGATACGGCAGCTGCGAAAGAGTTGTGGGGTGATTTTAGCTGGAACACTAGAGCTGTTCTAGTTGAAGTTGAAGGCCGAACAATAGCAGCCTCAATGAGTTTTATGCCACACGATATCCAATCGATTTTAGATAATGATTTTGAAGGTCATTTTGATCTACATTTTCGAAATAGTACGCGCCATAAAGATGGAAAAATTGATAACTACCATCAGGAGAAAATAAAAGTGGCAGCTGGGGTTCAATAGATTATCGCCAAGTGCAACATGCACTTGGCGATTAATTTTGTCTAATATTAATTCACCTGTCTTTGCCATATCAAAAACAATGCCAGCCCCTAGGACTTAATAATGATTTCCCTTCCTTCTTTGCGCATTTTCATATATTCAGCTGTTGCGGTAAAAAGTACGTCAGAGGAGGAATTCAATGCAGTTTCACAGGAATCCTGTAAAACACCGATGATAAATCCTACAGCAACGACTTGCATGGCAATATCATTTGGAATGCCGAATAAGCTACACGCTAGTGGAATGAGTAAGAGCGACCCACCGGCAACTCCTGAAGCGCCTGCAGCGGATATGGCGGATAGGACGCTAAGAATAAGCGCAGTTGCAATATCCACTTTAATACCGAGAGTGTGAACGGCTGCAAGGGTTAAGACAGAGATTGTCACAGCAGCACCAGCCATATTGATGGTCGCGCCTAATGGGATTGATACTGAATACGTATCCTTGTCCAATTTGAGTCTTTCACATAAGCTCATATTGACTGGAATGTTTGCAGCAGAGCTGCGCGTAAAGAATGCTGTAATACCACTTTCCCGTAAGCATTTTAAGACAAGTGGATATGGATTTTTACGAATATTAATAAATACGATGATTGGATTCATAACGAGTGCAACAAAAAGCATGCAGCCGATTAGTACCATCAGTAATTTTCCATAAGCAAGCAAGGCTGAAAGCCCACTAGTTACAATAGCATCAAAGACAAGTCCCATAATTCCAATCGGTGCTAAATTAATAACCCATTTCACTACTTGAGAGATTGCATCGGAAAAATTAGCAAGCATATTTTTTGTAGAATCAGATGCATTTTTCAAGGCAATACCAAGAACGACGGCCCAAGTTAATATGCCGATATAATTGGCATGTAATAATGCATCAATTGGATTGGCAACAATGTTAAATAGCAATGTTTTTAGTACTTCTATAATACCTTCAGGAGGAGTAAGGTCTTCGGCACTTGTTCCAAGCGATAAACTAACCGGAAAAAGAAAGCTTGCCACGACAGCTACAAATCCTGCTAGGAATGTACCTATACCATATAGGGTGATAATAGATTTCATATTTGTTGGATGCCCACTTTTATGTTGGGAGATAGCGGACATTACCAAGAACAACACTAATATCGGCGCAACCGCTTTCAAAGCACCTACAAATAAAGAACCGAAAATCGCAATCCACTTTCCAGCATTAGGAATTGTTAAAGCTAAAATAATACCAAGTATAATACCAATAAGTATTCGCTTTACTAAACTAATTTTGTTCCATTTTAGAATTAAATTTTTCACACATTTCCCCCCTGCACAGTTGCTGTGTATTATAGATGTAGCTATATACATATAATATATTGCAATAATTAGTCTACCATGAATTTCGTCGATTGTGAATTATTTTAAAATAGGAATTAAGAGCAGGGAAATAAAAAAAATCGACAAATGCTAAGACTTGTCGATTTAAACTACACTATTCTTAATAGCGTTACTATCACTTGCATCCGGATCAAAAACAGCTGCGGTTGGGAAAGCAATAGGGGACAGGTCTCCGTTTTGTTCTCCGAACGCCTGATTTCGTTTGTAAGTTACTAATTGGTCAATCAATTGAAAAGGGCCCATATTAGCGTTAGCACCATTATCCATTGAATTAATTTTAAACCCTAGGACATTTACGACCATCGGTGAGAGAAAAACCATGTAATCACTCCCGTTTTTATATTATGTGTTAAAAGAAACTTGACTTAATTGTTGGTTTGTCAAGCAAATCTGCATCCGATACCCAGGAGAGGGATAGTGAATAAGTGCATAAATCCCCATTCATTTCGCCAATTCCTTGGTTTCGCTTATATGAAACAAATTGATCCAAATGTTGACTTGGCCCAAGATTTGTGACTGCGCCATGGTCAATTGAGTTGATTTTAATTCCAAGAATATTGAGGGCAACCGGTGCAAACATTGATTTCACTCCTTAAAGGGGAGGTAAATTAGTTGTTTCAAAAGCAGCATTAGAATCAAGCTGATCTCTGTCATCGACAAAGCTTCTCGTCCCAAAGAAATTGCTACCGTCACCCATATTTTGCCCAAGTCCCATGTTTTTCTTATCCGAATTATGCCATTCAGCTAACAGGTTTTGGCCAACGTTAATAGCTGATGCATTTTCAAATGAATTCACTTTAATAATATTAATATTTATGTTGATGTATGGCACTGGTCCAACCAATATTGCACCCCTCCTAAGATACATTAATTGCTTTTAATTGTAATGAAATCCACAGCTTCATCATCTATTGTAAAAGAGATTGATTCAACTCTAACTGCCCCATCTGCATGCTGCTGCCCAAAACCTTGATTTTTCTTGGCATTCGCATTTCGATTCTGTTTAATCGTGGAACTAAAGGACACTGCTCCTAAGTGGTCAACGTTATTGAGTTTAATATCTTTGATGTTTATATTGGTTGGTAAAAAGAACATAGATTTTCTCCTTCCTTCCCCATTTCGTAACCCAATGTTAATAGATATGCTTCTAAAGGAAAAATTATGTGTCTACCCATCACTCATATCGTTTAAGCCCCATTTTTGGATTTTCAATGCTTTTTTTAAAAGTGAATGAATAAATATAAAATAGGATGGCAATACATCACCTTGAAATTTCGTTTGTCATGGGGTACATAGCCGGGAGGTTCAACTATGGACATGAATAAGATCTTACAGTGGCTAGAACTAGCGAAGAAGTATCAAACAAGCAATTTTTGGAGTGACATTTTCGACCAGTCCCCTTTTGACGAATTCATGAAAAATAATAACTTTGGGGAGGCTGGTGAGTCTCCGCCCAATTTTAAACAAAATGAAAAATTTCCACCTACAGATATCTACGTAACCGATGAGGAAGTTCTATTGGTAGCTGACTTGGCTGGATATTTGAAGGAAGAAATTCAAATTTCTGTATCAGGGACAAAATTATTAATAAAAGGCTGCAACAATCGGATGATTCCAGGAGAACTAGTACAGCAGGAAAGATACCACGGGGCTTTTGAACGGATTATCCAACTTCCAGAACCAACGTATCCAAATCAAATTAGGGCAAAATTTACGAATGGGTTACTTTTGGTGTCATATAAACGGCAATTTAAAAATGAAGAGCATGTACCGATTGAGTAAGAGGCCAATTGACGATTTAATGACGAGGAATAAGGGGATTTGCTATGCTTTTTAAAAATAGCTCAAAGGAAAAAACGGTAGTCAACACGGATGATTTAGAAAAACAAATTTTGCGAATAAATGCCCTTGAGGTTCATATAAAAAAATTATTGGAATTTGAAAAACAGTTTCGGCTTTCAATGTATAAAAGTGGCAGTAATGAAGGGGAAACGGTGGGAAAGGAAGAGTTACGAACAATTATAGACCGCCTTCTTTCTGAGAAATTAGCCGCTTTTGTCGAAAAAGAAGAAAAGATGTATGAAAGAATAAGAACATTGGAAAATCAAATTTCGGCCATGATGGAGTGTAGTGAGGGTAAACACGTCAAGTTTTGCACGGAGGTTAATGCGAGGATTAGTGCTTTGGAGAATCATTTCGTATTGGTTAATGAAGTACAAGCAGTGCTTGTCAAACGAGTAGATGAGCTTATGGAAAAATGTAATGAATTAATGAATGAAAAGGAAACTGATTTTAAGTGCCTATATATAGATAAGCTTTATTTGGACAAATATGAGCAGAACAATAATTTTGCTCAACTTGGCATCAAAACATTGAGTGGAGCACTTAACATTGGCGCTACATATGGAAAGGTTGACATTCCAAGGGAAGTAAGTGAGGAGGAAAAAGATGAAATGACCGAATTGAAAGCGGAAAAGGAAAAAATGAAAAACGATACAGCCAATACGAATCCGGATTCAATGGGTGAAGACGATGAGTTTCCATACACAGATATCATTATCGAGGAAGACTAGTAGTCTGGAGATTGATAGCCGTAATTGCATAAAACGTGGCACATCAAATTTCATAAAAAAGTTGGCAAGGGTTATTATTAAATAAATAGCATACTCTTTAAAAACTGGAGGATGAGTTTCTATGAAATATAACTTTGATGAAATTGTCAATCGTCGCAATACATATTCGATGAAATGGGATGGCGGCGAATTTATTAAAAAAATGGGAATCACCGAAAGATATGATGGGGAAACGCTGCCGTTATTTACAGCAGACATGGATTTACCTATTCCCCAACCTGTAATCGATGCATTGCATAAAACGGTCGACCATCGTGTTTTTGGGTATTCTGTTTTTCCAGATGAGTATTATAAAGCCATTCAATCTTGGTTTAAAAAAAGACATGATTGGGATATCAAAATAGAGGAAATCGTCTATAGTCCAGGGACTGTTCATGCTTTAAATATGGCTGTAAGGGCTTTTACCAAACCAGGTGACGGGGTAATCATCCAACGCCCAGTTTATCCACCGTTTACAAGTGTTATTAAAAGCAATGGCAGAATAGTAAGGAATAATGCCTTAATCTGTGATGAAAATGGCTATTATTCCATTGATTTTGCTGATTTTGAAGCGAAAGCGAAAGAGGAAAATACGAAATTGTTTATTTTGTGCAACCCACATAATCCGACGGGCAGGATTTTTAATCAGGAGGAGCTTCAGAAATTAGCTGATATTTGTGCGCAAAACGATGTACTAATTATTGCTGACGAAATTCATGGGGATTTAATAAGATGTAATCAAACCTTTATTCCAATTACAAAAGTTACTGAGAAGACTGACCATATCATTACTTGCACAGCTATTAATAAAACCTTTAATGTTGCAGGATTACATTGTACAAATGTGATCATTCCTAACGCAAACTTGAGAAAGTTATTTATTAAAGAAATTGGCATGCAATTACCATCGCCTTTTACTATCGCTGCGTTGATTGCTGCCTATAATGAGGGAGAAGAGTGGTTGGAGCATTTGAAAGAATATATTGATGGCACAATCGAATGGGTGATGGAATTTTTAGCAGAAAGAATGCCTAAGGTCAAAGTGAGAGTCCCTGAAGGCACTTATTTGCTGTGGATGGATTTCAGCGGCTACGGAATTTCGCCGCAAGAAGTACATGACCGAATTTATAATAGGGCGAATGTTATTTTAGAAGATGGCAGTATGTTTGGTGAAGAAGGATTGCCTTATCAAAGAATTTGCCTCCCTTCTCCAAGGCCAATCATAAAAGAGGCTTTCGAAAGAATTGCTAAAGAATTTGAGGATTTAAGGTAAGATAGCATCAAAGTTGAGATACGGCTAGTGCCTGTATGTTGAGAAAATGGAGGGTACCGGTAACTAGAACAGGTTTCTAGTGCCCGAAAAAGTAAAAAAAGCAGAGCGACGGTAACTAGAACAAGCTACTAGTGCCTATATAGGAAGAAAATCCAAGGTCACGGTCACTAGCTCCCCATAAGCTTGGTTTGAAGTGCCCGGACCTTTCATCATATCCAACTTCCTTGTACCAAAAAATTAGTATAGACAAAACGTTGCCTCAAGTGTTAAAATATTCTCAAAATTACTAAACCGTTGAGCAAGAGTAGTAGGAGTAATGATTTGTACTCAGAGAGCCGCTAATTGGTGAGAAGCGGTTGCAATAATTATTCTGAATGGACTTGCGAGGGAAGCCTGAACTCTATTTGATAGTAGGCGCTTACGGAAACCTGTCCGTTATCAGTAGGATGTATATGATTGTATACAGTTTTGAGTGGACGTTTATCGTCAATTTGGGTGGTACCGCAGAAGTTAAAAGCTTTTGTCCCTTTCTTTTTGGAAGGGATAAAGGCTTTTTTTATTCAATAAAAAAGGAGATTGAAAAAACATGTCAAAAGGAAGATTTGGAATTCATGGTGGTCAGTACATTCCAGAAACACTGATGAATGCCGTGATTGAGCTTGAGGAAGCGTATAATCATTTTAAAAATGATCCAGAATTTGTTGAGGAATTCAATAGCTTACTAAATAAATATGCAGGGAGACCGTCACTGCTTTATTTTGCAGAAAAAATGACAAGGGACCTTGGCGGCGCAAAAATTTACTTAAAGCGCGAGGATTTGAATCATACAGGCTCCCATAAAATCAATAATGTACTAGGCCAAGTGCTTTTAGCAAAACGTATGGGGAAAACGCGGGTCATTGCTGAAACCGGTGCAGGCCAGCATGGTGTGGCAACGGCTACCGCGGCTGCGCTTTTAGGATTAGAATGCGAGATTTTCATGGGGAAGGAGGATACGGACCGGCAAGCACTAAATGTCTACCGGATGAAGCTTCTTGGTGCAAAAGTGCATGCTGTAACAAGCGGCACCCAGACATTGAAAGACGCTGTAAATGATACGATGCGTGAATGGACACAGCGTGTCCATGATACCCACTATGTCCTTGGGTCTGTCATGGGTCCACATCCATTTCCAACGATTGTCCGTGATTTTCAAAGTGTAATTGGTCGTGAAATTAAGGGTCAAATCCAGGAAATGGAAGGTAGACTACCTGATGCAGTCTTAGCCTGTGTTGGTGGCGGCAGCAATGCGATTGGTACTTTTTATGAATTTATTGAAGATGAAGGTGTTCGCTTAATAGGCTGTGAAGCTGCAGGTCATGGTATTGAATCAGAAAAAACAGCAGCAACGATTGCAACTGGCTCTCTTGGTATTTTTCACGGGATGAAGTCTTATTTCTGTCAAGATGAATATGGGCAAATTGCTCCTGTTCATTCTATTTCAGCGGGACTTGATTATCCGGGAATTGGACCTGAACATGCTAATCTTCATGATATCGGCAGGGCACAATATGTCCCTGTTACTGACGATGAAGCGGTCGAGGCATTTGAATACCTTTCACGAATGGAAGGAATTATACCGGCGATTGAAAGTGCCCATGCAGTTGCCTATGCGAAAAAACTAGCCCCTACGATGGGTCAGGATGAAATCATGGTTATCTGTCTATCAGGAAGAGGAGATAAGGATGTTGCTGCAATAGCACGTTACAAAGGAGAGCAAATTTATGAGTAAAATACAAATACGACAAGCATTTGCAAATGGCAAAGCATTTATACCATTTATAACTGCGGGGGATCCATCGCTGGAAATAACTGAGCAATTAGTACTGCAAATGGCGGAAGCGGGCGCTGATTTAATTGAACTTGGCATTCCATTTTCCGACCCGGTTGCTGAAGGGCCTATCATTCAAGATGCTGATGTTCGTGCTCTTGAAGCGGGTACAACAACGG comes from the Bacillus sp. (in: firmicutes) genome and includes:
- the trpB gene encoding tryptophan synthase subunit beta codes for the protein MSKGRFGIHGGQYIPETLMNAVIELEEAYNHFKNDPEFVEEFNSLLNKYAGRPSLLYFAEKMTRDLGGAKIYLKREDLNHTGSHKINNVLGQVLLAKRMGKTRVIAETGAGQHGVATATAAALLGLECEIFMGKEDTDRQALNVYRMKLLGAKVHAVTSGTQTLKDAVNDTMREWTQRVHDTHYVLGSVMGPHPFPTIVRDFQSVIGREIKGQIQEMEGRLPDAVLACVGGGSNAIGTFYEFIEDEGVRLIGCEAAGHGIESEKTAATIATGSLGIFHGMKSYFCQDEYGQIAPVHSISAGLDYPGIGPEHANLHDIGRAQYVPVTDDEAVEAFEYLSRMEGIIPAIESAHAVAYAKKLAPTMGQDEIMVICLSGRGDKDVAAIARYKGEQIYE